Proteins co-encoded in one Paraburkholderia edwinii genomic window:
- the pelF gene encoding GT4 family glycosyltransferase PelF: protein MNSSLFRRAADADVCLLLEGTFPYVRGGVSSWVNQMIRSYPGIRFAIAFVGSREEDYHGAAYELPDNVVHFEAHYLYEAAPADKQMAREIPGDAAAFAKSAELHEAWRSRQGANPAALMADLVHLIGDDGPLNEQQFVSSRAAWDFIVDQYHRHCTDPSFTDYFWTVRIMHKPLWQLARIAAQLPPARVYHTVSTGYAGFLGALLHYRTGRPLLVSEHGIYTKERKIDLLQSQWIRDNRGAFERDISKISYFRELWVRFFEALGKLAYDAADDIVALYETNRQRQIADGADAARTRNIPNGVDVDGLAPLVAKRAPHEPGQARAGNVVALIGRVVPIKDIKTFIRAIFIASRTMPDIEGWIVGPEEEDPAYAQECHALAQSLGLAQHVKFLGFQRIDDILPKVDALALTSISEALPLVVLEGFAAGVPSITTDVGSCRQLIEGYGDEDRALGAAGLVVPIANPAAFAQAVLELLGDLPRWRAAQTAGLERVRRFYTKAQMIDQYRELYDRLAAAPTRTASGGGANGAAGAMGCPVHAGARGAAAAASASGAQPSQAQENR, encoded by the coding sequence ATGAATTCGTCACTTTTTCGTCGCGCCGCCGATGCCGATGTGTGCCTGCTGCTCGAAGGCACGTTCCCGTACGTGCGTGGCGGCGTGTCGAGCTGGGTCAATCAGATGATCCGGTCGTATCCCGGGATTCGCTTTGCGATCGCGTTCGTCGGCAGCCGCGAAGAGGACTATCACGGCGCCGCCTATGAGCTGCCCGACAACGTCGTGCACTTCGAAGCGCACTACCTGTATGAAGCGGCGCCCGCCGACAAGCAGATGGCGCGCGAAATCCCGGGCGATGCGGCGGCATTTGCGAAGTCGGCCGAACTGCACGAAGCGTGGCGTAGCCGGCAGGGCGCCAATCCGGCCGCGCTGATGGCCGACCTCGTGCATCTGATCGGCGACGACGGTCCGCTCAACGAGCAGCAATTCGTATCGAGCCGCGCGGCATGGGACTTTATCGTCGACCAGTACCACCGGCATTGCACGGACCCGTCGTTTACCGACTACTTCTGGACCGTGCGCATCATGCACAAGCCGCTGTGGCAGCTTGCGCGTATCGCCGCGCAATTGCCGCCGGCGCGTGTGTATCACACGGTGTCGACCGGTTATGCGGGCTTTCTCGGCGCACTGCTGCACTACCGGACGGGCCGGCCGCTGCTCGTTTCGGAGCACGGTATCTATACGAAGGAACGCAAGATCGACCTGCTGCAAAGCCAGTGGATTCGCGATAACCGCGGCGCCTTCGAGCGCGATATTTCGAAGATCAGCTATTTCCGCGAACTGTGGGTGCGCTTTTTCGAAGCGCTCGGCAAGCTTGCGTATGACGCGGCCGACGATATCGTCGCGCTCTACGAAACGAACCGGCAGCGGCAGATTGCCGACGGCGCCGACGCGGCGCGTACGCGCAATATTCCGAATGGCGTGGATGTCGATGGGCTGGCGCCGCTCGTCGCAAAGCGCGCTCCGCATGAACCGGGTCAGGCGCGCGCCGGCAACGTGGTCGCGCTGATCGGCCGCGTCGTGCCGATCAAGGACATCAAGACGTTTATTCGCGCGATCTTTATCGCCTCGCGCACGATGCCCGATATCGAAGGCTGGATTGTCGGCCCGGAAGAGGAAGATCCGGCCTATGCGCAGGAATGTCATGCGCTTGCGCAAAGTCTTGGCCTCGCGCAGCACGTGAAGTTTCTCGGCTTTCAGCGCATCGACGATATTTTGCCGAAGGTCGACGCGCTCGCATTGACGTCGATCAGTGAGGCGCTGCCGCTTGTCGTACTCGAAGGATTTGCCGCCGGCGTGCCGTCGATTACCACGGACGTCGGGTCGTGCCGGCAACTGATCGAAGGCTATGGCGACGAAGACCGCGCGCTCGGCGCCGCGGGCCTCGTTGTGCCGATCGCGAACCCGGCCGCATTCGCGCAGGCGGTGCTCGAACTGCTCGGCGACTTGCCGCGCTGGCGCGCTGCGCAGACAGCCGGACTTGAACGCGTGCGCCGCTTCTATACGAAGGCGCAGATGATTGATCAATATCGCGAGCTGTACGACCGGCTCGCTGCCGCGCCGACGCGAACCGCGAGTGGCGGCGGCGCGAACGGTGCAGCGGGCGCCATGGGCTGCCCGGTGCACGCGGGTGCGCGAGGAGCCGCGGCCGCCGCTAGCGCATCGGGTGCACAGCCTTCGCAAGCGCAGGAGAATCGTTAA
- a CDS encoding polysaccharide deacetylase family protein: protein MSTELRTRAAKPQSAGLRRFFSAFQVRHTACVWSTLAVVMLGVGAVSGRGAQAQTQTPNIQDAVAPGQASSGNRAANSAAPNVAFFDGAQPPINLLQAFDAVVIDPASGFDPAGYPLAHTVWIARTHAASGDPSSFISQQIEPLWQRGYRGFLLDTPTAIAAIDAIRAAHADARLIVGGDDALAAALPHAAALYAVVGPSLVRGAAPGAGMRTLDVPADERAARSAAALSFTQRTGVPVISVELCPGDDRACARATAAQVVASGVTPYVTNVSRNVVGIGAIEVLPRRVLVVQDRPDDLPLDETPGVRDVATPLNYLGYDVEYANVNDGLPDDVTPDRYAGVVVWLEGDEARDAAAWRRWVDARIASHVPVAFIGQFGFDAAEDEGPALDLQPVAGPFTEPVSVVSRDPIIGFETDPKVGPRDLTGVRVGAASHSLLRVKSGEATLDPVAITPWGGYALSPYTVVSLNGIGQERWAIQPIRFFSDALRLTPMPAPSVTTENGRRLFMTHVDGDGFASRAEFPGADYSGEALYEQIFTRYKVPMTLSVIEGEVGPKGLYPQISPRLEEIARKMFALPYVEIGTHTYSHPFEWENVDAKTGERIDRGGGDTAFSLNIPNYKFNIDREITGSIDYINSRLAPPGKKTVVLQWPGNCEPPAIVVRKVYAAGVDNVNGGDTVITKSANSWTNIAPIGVAKGPGAYQVYAPNQDENVYTNDWLGPFYGFTRVLETFDMTDRPLRFKPIDIYYHMYSGTKIASLRALDQIFAAVLKQPVLPVKITDYTHKVLDWRTFAVAREVRAANQENAADNTAALAGSTWIVRGNGEVRELHWPGANAPDLRASRGVTGYAAGPDGTYIHIADGAARVAFDTPLRDAIAAQPTAASATATVAATRSPTQAASSNTMPYISQANGFVRDFKRDGRGMTFAFGGYYQPFVELANAQRCSVSVAGRPVAAKRDGTKLRFDTAPAAGLNVDYQPVEVSCNG from the coding sequence ATGTCAACGGAGTTGAGGACGAGGGCGGCGAAGCCGCAATCGGCAGGCTTGCGCCGGTTTTTTTCGGCGTTTCAGGTGCGGCATACCGCGTGTGTATGGTCAACGCTCGCGGTCGTCATGCTCGGCGTGGGTGCCGTATCCGGACGCGGCGCGCAGGCACAGACGCAGACTCCCAACATTCAGGATGCCGTTGCGCCCGGCCAGGCATCGTCAGGCAACCGTGCCGCAAACAGCGCTGCGCCCAACGTCGCGTTCTTCGACGGCGCGCAACCGCCCATCAATCTGCTGCAGGCCTTCGACGCCGTGGTGATCGACCCGGCTAGCGGCTTCGACCCCGCCGGCTATCCGCTCGCACACACGGTATGGATCGCGCGTACGCATGCGGCGAGCGGCGACCCGTCTTCCTTCATCTCGCAACAGATCGAGCCGCTGTGGCAGCGCGGCTATCGTGGCTTCCTGCTCGACACGCCGACGGCGATTGCCGCGATCGACGCGATTCGCGCGGCGCATGCCGACGCGCGTCTGATCGTCGGCGGCGATGATGCGCTGGCGGCCGCGCTGCCGCATGCCGCCGCGCTCTATGCTGTGGTCGGTCCATCGCTCGTGCGCGGTGCCGCGCCGGGCGCCGGCATGCGCACGCTCGACGTGCCGGCCGACGAGCGTGCCGCGCGCAGCGCAGCCGCGCTTTCGTTCACGCAGCGCACCGGCGTGCCGGTCATCTCCGTCGAACTCTGCCCAGGCGACGATCGCGCCTGCGCGCGCGCGACCGCCGCACAGGTCGTGGCGAGCGGCGTCACGCCGTATGTGACGAACGTGTCGCGCAATGTGGTCGGTATCGGCGCGATCGAGGTGCTGCCGCGGCGTGTCCTCGTCGTGCAGGATCGCCCCGACGATCTGCCGCTCGACGAAACGCCCGGTGTGCGTGATGTCGCGACACCGCTTAACTACCTCGGCTATGACGTCGAATACGCGAACGTCAACGATGGCTTGCCCGACGATGTGACGCCGGATCGCTATGCGGGCGTCGTCGTCTGGCTCGAAGGCGATGAAGCGCGCGACGCCGCCGCGTGGCGCAGATGGGTCGACGCGCGCATCGCTTCGCACGTGCCGGTTGCGTTTATCGGCCAGTTTGGTTTCGACGCGGCCGAAGACGAAGGTCCGGCGCTCGATTTGCAGCCGGTCGCGGGGCCGTTTACGGAACCGGTTAGTGTCGTGTCGCGCGACCCGATCATCGGCTTTGAGACGGACCCCAAGGTTGGTCCGCGCGATCTGACGGGCGTGCGTGTCGGCGCGGCGAGCCATTCGCTGTTGCGCGTGAAGTCCGGCGAAGCGACGCTCGACCCGGTCGCCATCACGCCGTGGGGCGGTTACGCGCTGAGCCCGTACACCGTCGTTTCGCTGAACGGCATCGGCCAGGAGCGTTGGGCAATCCAGCCGATCAGATTTTTCTCCGACGCGCTCCGCTTGACGCCGATGCCGGCGCCGAGCGTGACCACCGAAAACGGCCGGCGTCTTTTCATGACGCACGTCGATGGCGACGGCTTCGCGTCGCGCGCGGAATTTCCGGGCGCCGACTACTCGGGCGAAGCGCTCTATGAACAGATATTCACGCGCTACAAGGTGCCGATGACGCTGTCGGTGATCGAAGGCGAGGTCGGGCCGAAAGGCCTGTATCCGCAGATCTCGCCGCGCCTCGAAGAGATCGCGCGCAAGATGTTCGCGCTGCCTTACGTCGAGATCGGCACGCATACGTATTCGCATCCGTTCGAATGGGAGAACGTCGACGCGAAGACCGGCGAACGGATCGATCGCGGCGGCGGCGACACCGCGTTCTCGCTCAACATTCCGAACTACAAATTCAACATTGATCGCGAGATCACGGGCTCGATCGACTACATCAATTCGCGCCTCGCGCCGCCGGGCAAGAAGACAGTCGTGCTGCAATGGCCAGGCAACTGCGAGCCGCCGGCGATCGTTGTGCGCAAGGTGTACGCAGCGGGCGTCGACAACGTCAACGGCGGCGACACGGTCATTACGAAGAGCGCGAACAGCTGGACGAATATCGCGCCGATCGGCGTGGCGAAAGGGCCGGGCGCTTACCAGGTGTACGCACCGAACCAGGACGAGAACGTTTATACGAACGACTGGCTCGGACCGTTCTACGGCTTCACGCGCGTACTCGAAACCTTCGATATGACCGACCGGCCGCTGCGCTTCAAGCCAATCGACATTTACTACCACATGTACAGCGGCACGAAGATCGCATCGCTGCGCGCGCTCGACCAGATCTTTGCCGCGGTGCTGAAGCAGCCGGTGCTGCCGGTGAAGATCACCGACTACACGCATAAGGTGCTCGATTGGCGGACCTTCGCGGTGGCGCGTGAAGTGCGCGCGGCGAATCAGGAAAATGCGGCGGACAATACCGCGGCCCTGGCGGGGAGCACGTGGATCGTGCGCGGCAACGGGGAGGTGCGCGAGCTGCACTGGCCGGGCGCCAATGCGCCGGACCTGCGCGCATCGCGCGGCGTAACCGGTTACGCCGCGGGCCCGGACGGCACGTACATTCATATCGCCGACGGCGCCGCACGCGTCGCATTCGATACGCCGTTGCGCGATGCAATCGCAGCGCAACCCACGGCAGCATCGGCCACAGCAACGGTGGCGGCAACCCGCTCGCCAACCCAGGCCGCCTCGTCGAACACCATGCCCTATATCTCGCAAGCGAACGGCTTCGTGCGCGACTTCAAACGCGACGGACGCGGCATGACCTTCGCATTCGGCGGTTATTACCAGCCCTTCGTCGAGCTCGCGAATGCGCAGCGCTGCAGCGTAAGCGTGGCAGGCCGCCCGGTCGCCGCGAAGCGTGACGGCACGAAGCTGCGTTTCGATACGGCGCCCGCCGCCGGTCTGAACGTCGACTATCAGCCCGTCGAGGTTTCGTGCAATGGCTAA
- a CDS encoding PelD GGDEF domain-containing protein: MNTATSRPDSSANAAAVKPRNAHPFGHLNAVRRFVAPAVTRPFAIVETIGFMLIVCLLCWHFDPSDPLLLNTGFPWLWFATLVVALRYGTLLGLLASAVLVGAWLLHTHGVDTAWPTTFFIGGLLQTILVGHFGDIWGARAQRANALNGYLNDRLVAITNSHYLMRLSHERLEKDLLSKPTTLRDSITELRRLSVAHGLEEPRTRAAGDMPGTHELLEFVAQACQIEVAALFPVQGGKAGATALARVGDAFELDAHDDLVARALETKSVAHLRSDERPVVHTSLLVCAPVVAADGDVLALLAIRRMPFLSLNFDNLQLLLVLLGYYADGVEHSRQVREILDVVPACPYEFALDMSRLSRLARTAGIASSLVALVFPHDDAGDSFFEHVMRRRRSLDLLWPIRTEGKSVLVNLMPATDETGVDGYLARIEASLRVQFDLDLEGARIGVHTLHLGSGAPGSALRGLLTRSGIDG; the protein is encoded by the coding sequence GTGAATACCGCCACTTCCCGACCGGATAGCAGCGCGAACGCGGCAGCGGTCAAGCCGCGCAACGCGCATCCGTTCGGTCATCTGAATGCCGTGCGGCGCTTCGTGGCGCCCGCGGTCACGCGGCCTTTCGCGATCGTCGAAACGATCGGCTTCATGCTGATCGTCTGCCTGCTGTGCTGGCATTTCGATCCGTCCGATCCGCTGCTGCTCAACACGGGCTTCCCGTGGCTGTGGTTTGCGACGCTCGTCGTCGCGCTGCGCTACGGCACGCTGCTCGGTCTTCTGGCGAGTGCGGTGCTGGTCGGTGCGTGGCTGCTGCACACGCACGGCGTCGACACTGCATGGCCGACGACGTTCTTTATCGGCGGCCTGCTCCAGACGATTCTAGTCGGTCATTTCGGCGATATCTGGGGCGCCCGCGCGCAACGCGCCAATGCGCTCAACGGCTATCTGAACGACCGGCTCGTCGCGATCACGAACAGCCACTATCTGATGCGTCTGTCGCACGAGCGGCTCGAAAAAGACCTGTTGTCGAAGCCGACCACGCTGCGCGACTCGATTACCGAATTGCGCCGGCTGTCGGTCGCGCACGGTCTCGAGGAGCCGCGCACGCGTGCCGCGGGCGATATGCCGGGCACGCACGAACTGCTCGAATTCGTCGCGCAGGCGTGCCAGATCGAAGTGGCCGCGCTGTTTCCGGTGCAGGGCGGCAAGGCCGGCGCAACGGCGCTCGCACGCGTGGGCGATGCGTTCGAACTCGATGCGCACGACGATCTCGTGGCGCGCGCGCTCGAAACAAAGAGCGTCGCGCATCTGCGTAGCGACGAGCGGCCGGTCGTGCATACGTCGCTGCTCGTCTGCGCGCCGGTGGTCGCCGCGGACGGCGACGTGCTCGCGCTGCTCGCGATCCGCCGCATGCCGTTCCTGTCGCTGAACTTCGACAATCTGCAATTGCTGCTCGTGCTGCTCGGCTACTACGCGGACGGCGTCGAGCATTCGCGGCAGGTGCGCGAGATTCTCGACGTCGTGCCGGCGTGCCCGTACGAATTCGCGCTCGATATGAGCCGGCTGTCGCGGCTCGCGCGCACGGCGGGCATTGCTTCCTCGCTCGTCGCACTCGTATTCCCGCACGACGATGCCGGCGACTCGTTCTTCGAGCATGTGATGCGCCGGCGCCGTTCGCTCGATTTGCTGTGGCCGATCAGGACCGAGGGCAAGTCGGTGCTCGTCAACCTGATGCCCGCAACCGACGAAACCGGCGTCGACGGTTACCTGGCGCGCATCGAAGCGAGCCTGCGCGTGCAGTTCGACCTCGATCTCGAAGGCGCACGCATCGGCGTGCATACGCTGCATCTGGGCAGCGGCGCGCCTGGCTCGGCGTTGCGAGGGCTGCTGACACGCAGCGGCATCGATGGCTAA
- a CDS encoding penicillin-binding protein activator LpoB yields the protein MAQGRIRPLRWLAAAATTVLLLSACGSISQTAATPSLAAGDSVAVVGLANFTETPAAGSSATAIAANVLRQNGLTDVRVAPADASSNAMFDTAQREIGEKKLAWAREQHVKYVLTGAVEEWRYKAGVDGEPVAGVTFELVDVASGQIVWSATGSRSGWSRSSLANVATSLIGKLLAPLYARA from the coding sequence ATGGCACAAGGACGTATCCGTCCGCTTCGCTGGCTTGCGGCCGCCGCGACCACCGTGCTGCTGCTGTCCGCATGCGGCTCGATCAGCCAGACCGCGGCGACGCCGTCGCTAGCCGCCGGCGATTCGGTGGCCGTCGTCGGCCTCGCGAATTTCACCGAGACGCCGGCTGCCGGCAGCAGCGCCACCGCGATCGCCGCGAACGTGCTGCGTCAGAACGGCCTGACCGACGTGCGTGTCGCACCGGCCGACGCGTCGTCGAACGCGATGTTCGATACCGCGCAGCGCGAAATCGGCGAGAAGAAGCTCGCCTGGGCGCGTGAACAGCACGTCAAATACGTGCTGACCGGCGCCGTCGAAGAATGGCGTTACAAGGCCGGCGTCGACGGCGAGCCGGTTGCGGGCGTCACGTTCGAACTCGTCGATGTCGCGTCGGGCCAGATCGTGTGGAGCGCGACGGGCTCGCGCAGCGGCTGGAGCCGTTCGAGCCTCGCGAACGTCGCGACGTCGCTGATCGGCAAGCTGCTCGCGCCGCTCTACGCACGCGCATGA
- a CDS encoding DUF1328 family protein → MLRYAAIFFVIAIIAAVFVFGGIAAGAAEIAKVLFFIFIVIFLITLLMGVVRR, encoded by the coding sequence ATGCTTCGATACGCTGCCATCTTCTTCGTGATCGCCATTATTGCGGCCGTGTTCGTCTTTGGCGGCATAGCGGCCGGCGCCGCCGAGATCGCGAAGGTGCTGTTCTTTATCTTTATCGTGATCTTCCTCATCACGCTGCTGATGGGCGTCGTCCGACGGTGA
- a CDS encoding tetratricopeptide repeat protein: MANPAANVETQTASSAAQKRPRIVSTWLVLTLAAVVLATMYAVAPRGGMRQRIASVGAPSDLSVAYLEAWSRVQPDNEEFLSLLGAQYLYLGRADDAERVAARMDALHTNDMRRAATMLRLGVAEQRTFALVETDPRRAASLDDLRAKLSAAANEQWAPRDLEWLAQRAAAAGLPRIALELYAQLSAHDPKGRNEWDTQITRYALQVGDYHAAADAWFRKQTTAQTRDEARRCFIAGIRTLQSGNLLDDALAAADAHLGTLSNDPATLIVLLNLARAANRPEAIDHYARMLAQYAQAQPDEPHAPGSPHAPRALALAEAHGDLAAAFAMAVKAQARAHTHSRSASYAYMDGPVVRRAASGPFAGRNGVRLIRVAASTQPAAAAPAQPAAPAAASTAAASLAAASSSAASPAAASLAGANGNVADVVYNAFVESGDLASAEKIAAQQVQRDPRSVLWVKRLAQTAEWNRDAPRALKSWLDYAQLSDDPVGWQNVLRLAPMLDDDEAYLTALVHQARQTPNDLKLIDNVTATYERLGRPDDGLAFLRSLPRGTNADALDQRIGGLAERAGHDDQALAAYRAVQARHPNDANAALRTASVLYRAGDYRASFAALKRARAGASDKDEDFWRDYAELARLLQLDNEANDAYQHLLASGAATPEELGEMTYFYDPYPIDAGRVAELRYRRDHTPRALQDAIFYYTDAQAYDRIATLLASLTPEELRAAEASPGVLAMRAEYARLTDRPLDALADLKRAVELPDATSDMRAAYLWTLVDYGSDAELKLALNRWRGNIDRSAALWEPYAAAEMRLNRPVAALEYLRRQAGSLSRDPLWLLTYADAQEMAGHEELAWSIRHKVWLQLQQDSAALAKLHGAQRGALRGRTAQDAETLADVRGRRVALSTDYTTADASAALLNDLLSTQAAPPDISYVRRTLLGSGNGLPGGAPDAGAKLPQNSRLRDAVAKEVAIAWALSHESNPLAKRWLAQQYAARLARPADAQLTIALANNDVPEMERLLSQERSRLPIADRIDATIAVDQPDRAQQIAFEGFEGAPEDTALHTRVTETTLDWPQSIDATVTSHVEHPLDYIEQTLAASRKIAERYMVGVLGVQNFQHSTDITQLVNVPSVDRSLSIYGERQTRDTSFRITGGRRDALASFYTFSVAAETGRNSPLTLGVHAGRNQVADETQTLQVGGMKDNLVGDFTYRVTERITITGSIEADRFYSQARSYLGSGVLSNGEISYRFHTEYPDYTVRVVGTHGGYGASGSADPLISRLIPAADQPAVAGDFIPDTYTQYGLYFGFGNDLLEQYTHRWRPFLDVGILHDSNQGWGPDLSIGVAGTVFGGDHAALFIQHQRVSRLGTPVTLMGARYNWYY; this comes from the coding sequence ATGGCTAATCCGGCGGCGAATGTGGAAACCCAAACGGCCAGTTCCGCGGCGCAGAAGCGCCCGCGCATCGTTTCGACATGGCTCGTGCTGACGCTGGCCGCCGTGGTGCTCGCGACGATGTACGCGGTGGCGCCGCGCGGCGGCATGCGTCAGCGTATTGCATCGGTCGGCGCGCCGAGCGATCTGTCGGTCGCTTATCTCGAAGCGTGGTCGCGCGTGCAGCCGGACAATGAAGAATTTCTGTCGCTGCTCGGCGCGCAGTATCTGTATCTGGGCCGCGCCGACGACGCAGAGCGCGTCGCCGCACGCATGGATGCGCTGCATACCAACGACATGCGCCGCGCCGCAACGATGCTGCGTCTCGGCGTCGCAGAGCAGCGCACCTTCGCGCTCGTCGAAACCGATCCGCGCCGGGCGGCCTCGCTCGACGACCTGCGCGCAAAGTTGTCAGCGGCGGCAAACGAGCAATGGGCGCCGCGCGATCTCGAATGGCTCGCGCAGCGCGCGGCGGCGGCCGGGTTGCCGCGCATCGCGCTGGAGCTCTATGCGCAGTTGTCGGCGCACGATCCGAAAGGGCGCAACGAGTGGGACACGCAGATCACGCGTTACGCGCTGCAGGTTGGCGACTATCACGCGGCTGCCGATGCGTGGTTCCGCAAGCAGACCACCGCGCAGACGCGCGATGAAGCGCGCCGTTGCTTTATTGCGGGCATCCGCACGCTGCAGTCGGGCAATCTGCTCGACGACGCGCTCGCCGCGGCCGACGCGCATCTCGGCACGCTCTCGAACGACCCGGCGACGCTGATCGTACTGTTGAATCTCGCACGCGCGGCGAATCGGCCCGAGGCAATCGATCACTATGCGCGGATGCTGGCGCAGTATGCGCAGGCGCAGCCCGATGAACCGCACGCGCCGGGTTCACCGCACGCGCCGCGCGCGCTCGCATTGGCCGAAGCGCATGGCGATCTGGCCGCGGCGTTTGCGATGGCTGTGAAGGCGCAGGCTCGTGCACACACGCATTCGCGTTCCGCGTCGTATGCGTATATGGATGGACCGGTCGTGCGTCGCGCGGCGAGTGGGCCGTTCGCCGGCCGCAACGGCGTGCGTTTGATCCGCGTCGCGGCATCGACGCAGCCCGCTGCGGCGGCGCCCGCGCAACCGGCTGCGCCGGCCGCCGCGTCGACGGCCGCCGCGTCACTCGCTGCAGCCTCATCAAGCGCGGCATCACCGGCCGCGGCATCATTAGCCGGCGCGAACGGAAACGTAGCCGACGTCGTCTACAACGCATTCGTCGAATCGGGCGACCTCGCGAGCGCCGAGAAAATCGCCGCACAGCAGGTGCAGCGCGACCCGCGCTCCGTGCTATGGGTCAAACGTCTTGCGCAAACGGCCGAATGGAACCGCGACGCGCCGCGTGCGCTGAAGTCGTGGCTCGACTACGCGCAGCTGTCGGACGATCCGGTCGGCTGGCAAAACGTGCTGCGCCTCGCGCCGATGCTCGACGACGACGAAGCGTATCTGACCGCGCTCGTCCATCAGGCGCGCCAGACGCCGAACGACCTCAAGCTGATCGACAACGTCACCGCAACCTACGAGCGCCTCGGCCGCCCCGACGACGGTCTTGCGTTCCTGCGTTCGTTGCCGCGCGGCACGAATGCCGACGCGCTCGATCAGCGCATCGGCGGCCTCGCGGAACGCGCGGGTCACGACGACCAGGCGCTCGCCGCCTATCGCGCGGTGCAGGCGCGCCATCCGAACGACGCGAACGCGGCGCTGCGCACTGCGAGCGTGCTGTATCGCGCGGGCGACTATCGCGCGTCGTTTGCGGCCTTGAAGCGCGCGCGTGCGGGCGCTAGCGACAAGGACGAGGATTTCTGGCGCGACTACGCGGAACTTGCGCGCCTGCTGCAGCTCGACAACGAAGCGAACGACGCGTACCAGCATCTGCTCGCAAGCGGTGCCGCAACGCCCGAAGAGCTCGGCGAAATGACGTACTTCTACGACCCGTATCCGATCGACGCAGGGCGCGTGGCCGAGCTGCGCTATCGGCGCGATCACACGCCGCGCGCGCTGCAGGATGCGATCTTCTACTACACCGACGCGCAGGCCTACGACCGGATCGCGACGCTGCTCGCGAGCCTCACGCCCGAAGAGTTGCGTGCGGCGGAAGCGTCGCCGGGCGTGCTCGCGATGCGCGCCGAATACGCGCGTCTGACCGACCGGCCGCTCGATGCGCTTGCGGATCTCAAGCGTGCGGTCGAGCTGCCCGATGCGACGTCGGACATGCGCGCCGCGTATCTGTGGACGCTCGTCGACTACGGCAGCGACGCGGAGCTGAAGCTCGCGCTCAATCGCTGGCGCGGCAATATCGATCGCAGCGCCGCGCTGTGGGAACCGTATGCAGCCGCCGAGATGCGTCTGAACCGGCCGGTTGCCGCGCTCGAGTATCTGCGCCGCCAGGCCGGCTCACTGTCGCGCGATCCGCTGTGGCTGCTCACCTATGCCGATGCGCAGGAAATGGCGGGCCACGAGGAACTCGCCTGGTCGATTCGCCACAAGGTCTGGCTGCAGCTGCAACAGGACTCGGCCGCGCTCGCGAAGCTTCATGGCGCCCAGCGCGGCGCGCTGCGCGGCCGTACCGCGCAGGATGCCGAAACACTGGCCGATGTACGCGGCCGACGCGTTGCGCTATCGACCGACTACACGACCGCCGACGCATCGGCCGCGCTGCTCAACGATCTGCTGTCGACGCAAGCCGCGCCGCCCGATATTTCCTATGTTCGCCGCACGCTGCTCGGCAGTGGCAATGGGTTGCCCGGCGGCGCGCCCGACGCCGGCGCGAAACTGCCGCAAAACAGCCGTCTGCGCGATGCGGTTGCAAAAGAAGTGGCGATCGCATGGGCGCTGTCGCACGAAAGCAACCCGCTCGCGAAGCGTTGGCTTGCGCAGCAATATGCGGCGCGGCTCGCGCGCCCCGCGGATGCGCAATTGACCATCGCACTGGCGAACAACGACGTGCCCGAGATGGAGCGCCTGCTTTCGCAGGAACGTTCGCGGCTGCCGATCGCGGACCGCATCGACGCGACGATTGCGGTGGATCAGCCCGATCGCGCTCAACAGATTGCGTTCGAAGGCTTTGAAGGCGCACCGGAAGATACGGCCTTGCATACGCGCGTCACCGAAACGACGCTCGACTGGCCGCAATCGATCGACGCGACGGTCACGAGTCACGTCGAGCATCCGCTCGACTACATCGAGCAAACGCTCGCGGCGAGCCGCAAGATCGCCGAACGCTATATGGTCGGCGTGCTCGGCGTGCAGAACTTCCAGCACTCGACCGATATCACGCAGCTCGTCAATGTGCCGTCGGTGGACCGGTCGCTGAGCATCTATGGCGAACGCCAGACGCGCGATACCTCGTTCAGGATCACGGGCGGCCGGCGCGACGCGCTCGCGAGCTTCTATACGTTCTCGGTCGCCGCCGAAACGGGCCGCAATTCGCCGCTCACGCTCGGCGTGCACGCGGGCCGCAATCAGGTCGCCGACGAAACGCAAACGCTGCAGGTCGGCGGCATGAAGGACAACCTCGTCGGCGATTTCACCTATCGCGTGACCGAGCGCATCACGATTACCGGCAGTATCGAAGCGGATCGTTTCTACAGCCAGGCGCGCAGCTATCTCGGCAGCGGCGTGCTGTCGAACGGCGAAATCAGCTATCGCTTTCACACCGAATATCCGGACTACACGGTGCGCGTGGTCGGCACGCATGGCGGATACGGCGCAAGCGGCAGCGCGGATCCGCTGATCTCGCGGCTGATTCCCGCAGCGGATCAGCCCGCGGTCGCAGGCGACTTCATACCGGACACGTACACGCAATACGGCCTGTACTTCGGCTTCGGCAACGACCTGCTCGAACAGTACACGCATCGCTGGCGACCGTTCCTCGACGTCGGCATCCTGCACGATTCGAATCAGGGCTGGGGGCCGGACCTGAGCATCGGCGTGGCGGGCACCGTCTTCGGCGGCGACCATGCGGCGCTCTTTATCCAGCATCAACGTGTATCTAGACTCGGTACGCCGGTCACGCTGATGGGCGCGAGATACAACTGGTACTACTGA